From the Crassostrea angulata isolate pt1a10 unplaced genomic scaffold, ASM2561291v2 HiC_scaffold_118, whole genome shotgun sequence genome, one window contains:
- the LOC128169341 gene encoding uncharacterized protein F54H12.2-like has product MAFLSSDNKDIAQPMELSLFASPTNQVAVEKVYFTEARPISSIGVSDTPIEIVVSGSGAEYIDLKKSRLYVKARILKADGTALATSEKTGIINLPLQSMFSQMDVYLNNKLVSFNTNNYPWKAYLKTVLFGGKEELSSQKQSELFFKDEGSMGDANAYNGGNAGLVLRYGYTQESQVFELEGNLMEDIFDIDKYLINGVDIYIKLFRSSAPFVIISAQDSPAYKLELLDVVYKVAKVRVDPGVLLNHSQQIESTPVKYTISRNELKMNTIPKGSTEFYWDNIFPQAVPDRIVVGLVDQKAVNGDYTTNPFNFEHFGLTDVGIYVNGESVPGRPLKTDFTAGHYSTAYARLFEASGKWNQDAGLVITRDNFGSGYSLFVFSIDPCGFGEEYLNLIRRGNTRLELKFKEATTKAANVLVFATFSSLLEVDKTRDINYIQP; this is encoded by the coding sequence ATGGCTTTCTTAAGCAGTGATAATAAAGACATAGCCCAACCAATGGAACTTTCGCTCTTTGCTTCTCCAACTAATCAAGTAGCAGTCGAAAAGGTGTATTTTACAGAAGCTAGACCGATTTCCAGTATTGGAGTGTCAGATACCCCTATAGAAATAGTGGTATCTGGATCCGGAGCCGAATacatagatttaaagaaaaGTCGATTATATGTGAAAGCCAGAATATTGAAGGCTGACGGAACAGCGCTGGCGACTAGTGAAAAGACTGGAATCATTAATTTACCTTTGCAAAGTATGTTTTCTCAGATGGATGTCTACCTAAACAATAAGTTGGTTTCCTTTAATACGAATAATTACCCTTGGAAAGCCTATCTGAAAACAGTCTTGTTTGGTGGAAAAGAGGAATTATCATCCCAGAAACAGTCCGAGCTGTTTTTTAAGGACGAGGGATCTATGGGTGACGCGAACGCCTACAATGGAGGCAATGCTGGGCTAGTTTTGCGCTATGGCTATACACAAGAAAGTCAAGTATTTGAACTGGAGGGTAACCTAATGGAGGATATTTTTGATATCGACAAATACCTGATCAATGGCGTAGATATCTACATCAAGCTGTTCAGATCTAGTGCACCTTTCGTAATAATATCAGCACAGGACTCTCCGGCTTACAAACTAGAATTACTGGATGTTGTGTACAAAGTTGCCAAAGTGCGAGTAGATCCTGGTGTTCTGTTGAACCATAGTCAACAGATAGAGTCTACCCCTGTGAAATACACCATCTcaagaaatgaattaaaaatgaacacCATTCCTAAAGGGTCTACCGAATTTTACTGGGATAACATTTTCCCTCAGGCAGTACCCGACCGTATTGTTGTAGGTTTGGTAGATCAGAAAGCTGTAAATGGAGATTACACAACAAATCCGTTTAATTTCGAGCATTTTGGTTTAACAGATGTAGGGATATACGTGAACGGAGAAAGCGTCCCAGGAAGACCCTTAAAAACCGATTTTACGGCAGGGCATTATTCGACAGCATATGCCCGGCTGTTTGAGGCTTCTGGAAAATGGAATCAGGACGCCGGTTTAGTAATTACTCGAGACAACTTTGGAAGTGGATACTCGCTATTTGTCTTTTCTATAGACCCCTGCGGGTTCGGTGAAGAATATTTAAATCTGATAAGAAGAGGAAACACCAGACTCGAACTTAagttcaaagaagcaacaacaaaagCTGCCAACGTTTTGGTATTTGCCACCTTTTCCTCTTTACTAGAAGTGGACAAGACCCGGGACATCAATTACATTCAACCATGA